Genomic window (Parabacteroides sp. FAFU027):
AACTGATTTACGAAACTGCAATCGTAGGTGCATGCGCTATCGACGAGGTAGGCAACCCTTACCCGGATGCAACTCACGAACTGTGTATGAAGTCTGACGCTGTTCTTTTCGGTGCTATCGGTCACCCGAAATTCGACAACGACCCTTCTGCCAAAGTTCGTCCTGAGCAAGGTCTGTTGGCTATGCGTAAAAAACTCGGTTTGTACGCAAACATCCGTCCTGTGACTACTTTCCCTTCATTGTTGCACAAATCTCCGCTTCGTGCCGACCTCGTTGAAGGAGCTGACTTCATGTGCATCCGCGAGTTGACCGGTGGTATCTACTTCGGTCGTCCGCAAGGTCGCTCAGAAGATGGCAACACAGCTTACGATACCTGCGTTTATACCCGCGAAGAAATCGAACGCATCATCCACCTGGCATACAAATACGCTATGCAGCGTAACAAAAAAGTGACTATTGTGGACAAAGCTAACGTATTGTGTACTTCACGTATGTGGCGTCAGATCGGTCAGGAAATCCAGGTTCAATATCCAGAAGTGGAAACTGAATACATGTTTGTGGACAACGCTGCAATGCGT
Coding sequences:
- the leuB gene encoding 3-isopropylmalate dehydrogenase encodes the protein MKLNIAVLPGDGIGPEIVEQALNVTKEVCKKFGHELIYETAIVGACAIDEVGNPYPDATHELCMKSDAVLFGAIGHPKFDNDPSAKVRPEQGLLAMRKKLGLYANIRPVTTFPSLLHKSPLRADLVEGADFMCIRELTGGIYFGRPQGRSEDGNTAYDTCVYTREEIERIIHLAYKYAMQRNKKVTIVDKANVLCTSRMWRQIGQEIQVQYPEVETEYMFVDNAAMRIIQWPKSFDVMVTENMFGDILTDEASVITGSLGLLPSASIGIHTSVFEPIHGSYPQAAGKNIANPIATVLSAALMFEYAFGLMEEGKAIRDAVTASMEAGIVTEDIAGAEGKAYKTSEVGKWIAEYVAKN